CGCGACGTCATCCGCCTGGAGGCGTACTATCGAAAGCGCGGCTACACGCAGGCGACGGTGGACACGACCGTGCGCACCGTGAACGGCGATGCGCGGCGCGTCGACGTCACGTTCCGCGTGGCCGAGGGCACGCCGCTGCGGCTGGACCGTCTCACGATCACCGGGATGGCCGGCGTGCGCGACTCCGCGCGCGCGCTGCGCAACGTGCCGGTGCAGCCGGGCGAGCCGTTCGACCGCGCGGCGCTCGAAGCGTTCCGCGACACGATCGTGCAGCGCCTGCACAACAGCGGCTACCTGCGCGCCGACGCGCTGTTCTCGTGGAGCACGATCGACTCCATCACGGCGCGCATCGACGTGCAGCCCGGCCCGTTCACGCGCATCGGCGCGGTGGTCGTGCGCTTCGACACGGCGGCCGGCGGTCGGCCGCACATCCCGGAGAGCGTCGTGCGACGCACGATCGGCGTGCGCCCCGGCGATCCGTACAGCGCCTCCGACATCATCGCCGCGCAGCGGGCGCTCTATCAGACCGACGCGTACCGCCGCGTCGAGGTGCGCGTCGACACCGTGGGGCAGCCGGACACGCTCGTCACGCTCGTCGTCGGGCTGCAGGAGGGCGATCTGTACGCGGCGCGTCTCTCCGCGGGATGGGCGACGCTCGACTGCTTCCGCACGCAGGCCGACTTCACCGACCGCTACTTCGTGCCGTACGCGCAGCACCTCGACCTGCAGGCGCGGCTGTCGAAGATCGGCAAGGGCGAGCCGCTCGGCTTCGCCCCGGATCTGTGCCCGCAGGCGCGGAGCGATCCGTTCAGCGACAAGGTGAACTACTATCTCGGCGCGACGCTCGCGCAGCCGACGTTCTTCCGCCTCAATCGCGTGCCGACGCTCACGCTGTTCTCGTCGCGCACGTCGGAGTACAAGGCGTACCGGCGCGAGACGACGGTCGGCGCGCTGTTCTCGCTCGCGAGCCGCACGGGCACGCGCCTGCCGAGCACTCTCACGTACCAGTTCGAGGTCGGACGCACGGAGGCGGATCCGGCGCTGTTCTGCCAGGTGTTCTCGGCCTGCAACGCGGCGGCGCGCGACGCGCTGTCGGGGAACCGGCCGCTCGGCGCGTTGGGCTACACCATCCTGCGCGACCGCACCGACGACGCGCTCGCGCCGACGCGCGGCTCGCTGCAGCGGCTGAACGTGCGGCACTCGTCGATGTTCACCGGCTCCGACGTGACGCAGCGGTTCACGAAGCTCGTCACCGACGCGAGCTGGTACTGGAACCTCGGCGACCAGAACCAGCTCATCGCGCACGTGCAGCTCGGGAGCCTGCTGGGGCAGGAGCGCAACCGCGCGCCGCAGCAGGAGCGGCTCTACGCCGGCGGGCCGACGTCGGTGCGCGGCTTCCGGCAGAACGAGCTCGGGCCGGCGGTCTATCTGCTGGACGTGAACGCGGCCTACGACACCGTGCGCGTGCACGCCGACACGGTGTACCTGCGCGACACGCTGCCCGCGCGCCCCGAGCGCACCATCCCGACGGGGGGCAACTCGCTCGTCGTGGGGAACCTGGAGCTCCAGCTCAGGAGCCCGGTGCTGCCGGAGCTCCTGCAGCTCGCACTGTTCACCGACGCCGGGGAAGTGTGGGACCGCGGGAACTCGGCGGCCGCGTTCCGCGGGCTCCGCGTGACCCCGGGCTTGGGCGTGCGGGTGAAGTCGCTCTTCGGTGTCATCCGACTCGATCTGGGGTACAACCCGTACGCCCTGCGCGAGGGGCCGGCGTACGTCATCAAGCCGACGGAGCGAGGGCAGGGGCTGTACTGCGTGAGCCCCGGCAACACGATCCCGGTCACGAACGTCGGCGCCGAGCTGCCGACGGAGGGTCCCGGCACCTGCCCGGCGACCTTCCAGCCGATCGCCGAGCGGGGTTTCTTGAAGAGGCTCAACCCCAGCATCTGGATCGGGAACGCGTTCTAGCTGCCTGGCTGCGTGGCTGCGTGGACGTGTCGTTACGCAGCCACGCAGCCACGCAGCCACGCACCATTCATTCATGTCGCGCCGCAAGCTCGTCGCCCTCGTCAGCGCCGCCTTCCTCCTCGCCGTGTTGGTCGGTGTGGTGGCGCTCGTCGTGGGCGTGACGCAGACGGGGACGGGGCAGGACTACATCCGCCACGTCGTCACCGACCAGATCGCGCCGCGGCTGCAGGGGAAGCTGTACGTCGGCCGCATCAGCGGCAGCTTCTTCGACGGCGTGACGGTGGACTCGGTGGAGCTGCGCGGGCCCGACGACTCGCTCGTCGCGGCGGTGGGGCGCATCCGCGTGTGGTACGACGTGCGCGACCTCGTGGACAAGCGCGTGCTCGTGAAGCGGCTGGAGCTCGACCGCCCGGTCGTGCACCTCACGCAGTACGAGGACATGAGCTGGAACTACAAGACCGTGCTCAAGCCGCAGCCCGCCGGCCCGAAGCGGACGCAGCGCGGATGGGGCGACTTCATCGTCGCCGACTCGGTGCGCATCCGCGGCGGCCAGTTCCTCCTCACGCTGCCGTGGCATCCGGCGGACTCGCTCAGGGGCACGCGTCGCGACTCGGCGATCGCGTACAACACGCGCCGTAGGGACGCCGAGATCCGGCGCCGCGCCGACGGCTTCGGGCGCACCTACCGGTGGACCGGCATCGACCTCGCGCTGTCGCACATGAGCCTCGCGGAGCCCGACAGCGCCGCGAAGACGTTCGCCGTGGAGCGGCTGAACGTGGACGAGAGCGATCCGCCGTTCGTGTGGCGCGACGTGCGCGGCGCGGTGCGGATCGAGCAGGACACACTGCGCGCGCGCATCGCGCACTTCGATCTCCCGGGCTCCACGGGCAGTGGCACGGCGCACGTGGTGTGGGGGAGCGGGCTGCCGACGCGCTACGACATCCGCGTCGTCGGCGACTCGGTGTCGCTGCAGGACGTCGCGTGGGTGTACCCGACGCTCCCGCGCACGGGCGGCGGCTCGATGCTGCTGCGCATCGTGAACGACCCGAAGAACCTCCGCGTACTGCAGTACGCCGTGTCGAAGATGGACGTGCGCACGACGAAGTCGCACCTCACCGGCGACGTCACGTTCGCCGTGGGCGGCCCGGTGCTCGGCGTGAAGGACGTCGTGATGACCGCGCAGCCGGTGAACTGGGACCTGCTGCGCGTCATCAACGGCAAGCCGTTCCCGTACGACTTCCAGGGGAACCTCACGGGCACGGTGCGCGCGCGCGGCGGGCCGGTGAACCGGTTCAACATCGACGACGCGCGCCTGGCGTACGACGACGCACACGTGCCCGGCGCGGTGTCGCGGTTCACGGGGCGCGGGCAGGTGGACATCCTGTTCCCCGCGTTCACCGTGTTCCGCGGCTTCGACCTGAACGTCGACCGGCTCGACCTGCGGACGCCGCGCGCGCTGAACAAGAGCTTCCCGCCGTTAGGCGGCTGGGTGGAGGGGCGCGCGCGGCTCGACTCGCTGTGGCTCGACGTGCGCGTCTCGAACGCGGACGTCACGCACCACGATGGGCCGGCACCGCCGAACCACTTCACCGGCGGCGGGCGTGTCACGATCGGCGACAAGTTCCTCACCTACGATCTCGCGCTGCAGGCCGCGCCGCTGTCGCTCACGACGCTCGCCCGTTCGTATCCCACGCTGCCCGCGCGCGGCCTGCTCACCGGGCCCATGGAGCTGAAGGGGACGGTGGACGACCTGTACGTGAAGACGACGCTCACCGGCGACGCCGGCACGCTCGCGTACGAGGGGATGGTGGACTCGTTCGAGCCGTCGTACGCGCTGCGCGGACGCGGCACGGCGACGGGGCTCGACCTGCGCACGCTGCTCGGCGCCGCGTCGGCGCCCGCGGGATCGGCCGCGAGCCGCACGCCGGCGACGTCGCTCACGTTCGGCTACGACGCCGACGTGCGCGGCAGCAGCCTCGCCGACCTCGCCGGCTCGCTCACGATGGACCTGTCGCGGTCGCGCATCGACAGCCTGCGCCTGCGCAGCGGCATCGCGCGCCTCGGGTTCGGCGACGGGCGGCTGCGCGTCGACTCGCTGGCGCTCGAGTCGGCGGCGTTCGACCTCTCGGCGCGCGGCGCGCTCGGGCTCGCGCCGGGCGCGCGCGACTCGCTCCGCTTCACCGCGTCGGCCGACTCGTTAGGCGGCCTGCGACGCTACCTCGTCTCCGGCCCGACGGCGGCGGAGGACTCGCTCGCCGGCTCGCTCTCCGTCGCCGGCACGGCGGTCGGGACGATCGACACGAGCGCGGCGTCGCTCGGGCTCGTGGTCGACGCGCGGGTGCGCGGGCGCGGGCTCGCGCGCCGCACGTTCTTCGCCTCGTCGCTCGATGGGCGCGTGCGCGTGGACGACGCGATGCGGCATCCGTTCGTCGACGCGCGCTTCGACGCCGACTCGGTGGGGCTCGGGAAGCTGCGGCTCGGGTTCGCGCAGGCGACGTACGTGACGGACACCAGCGCCTCGGCGCCGCGGGAATGCACCGTCGCGCGTTCGATCGGTGCGGCGGGTCGGTCGCCGCTGCCGAACCTTGGGCGAAGGGGGGGGGCCCTCCCCAGGGAACTACGATCCGCGACGACCGCGAACGCCGCGTCGCCGGCCGAGCCGGCCGAGCCGGCCGTCCAGTGCGGGCGGTTCGCGGTGCGCGCGCTCTCCGACTCCGGGCCCGCCGTCGCCGTCGCCGGCAGCACCGCGATCGGCGACGACACGACGCGCGTCGTCGTCGACTCGGCGCGGCTCGGCCTCACGCCGGGGCACGCCTACCGCCTGACCGCGCCGGCGCGC
This DNA window, taken from Gemmatirosa kalamazoonensis, encodes the following:
- a CDS encoding BamA/OMP85 family outer membrane protein yields the protein MRQRRRGALRLAHSALFAHLALGSLATLAGTRAVAAQDITCQPGDREVRSLRFAGNRAFSDVELSRVVVTTPSSAASRLRVIGTRHCLDPDEFPRDVIRLEAYYRKRGYTQATVDTTVRTVNGDARRVDVTFRVAEGTPLRLDRLTITGMAGVRDSARALRNVPVQPGEPFDRAALEAFRDTIVQRLHNSGYLRADALFSWSTIDSITARIDVQPGPFTRIGAVVVRFDTAAGGRPHIPESVVRRTIGVRPGDPYSASDIIAAQRALYQTDAYRRVEVRVDTVGQPDTLVTLVVGLQEGDLYAARLSAGWATLDCFRTQADFTDRYFVPYAQHLDLQARLSKIGKGEPLGFAPDLCPQARSDPFSDKVNYYLGATLAQPTFFRLNRVPTLTLFSSRTSEYKAYRRETTVGALFSLASRTGTRLPSTLTYQFEVGRTEADPALFCQVFSACNAAARDALSGNRPLGALGYTILRDRTDDALAPTRGSLQRLNVRHSSMFTGSDVTQRFTKLVTDASWYWNLGDQNQLIAHVQLGSLLGQERNRAPQQERLYAGGPTSVRGFRQNELGPAVYLLDVNAAYDTVRVHADTVYLRDTLPARPERTIPTGGNSLVVGNLELQLRSPVLPELLQLALFTDAGEVWDRGNSAAAFRGLRVTPGLGVRVKSLFGVIRLDLGYNPYALREGPAYVIKPTERGQGLYCVSPGNTIPVTNVGAELPTEGPGTCPATFQPIAERGFLKRLNPSIWIGNAF
- a CDS encoding translocation/assembly module TamB domain-containing protein, which encodes MSRRKLVALVSAAFLLAVLVGVVALVVGVTQTGTGQDYIRHVVTDQIAPRLQGKLYVGRISGSFFDGVTVDSVELRGPDDSLVAAVGRIRVWYDVRDLVDKRVLVKRLELDRPVVHLTQYEDMSWNYKTVLKPQPAGPKRTQRGWGDFIVADSVRIRGGQFLLTLPWHPADSLRGTRRDSAIAYNTRRRDAEIRRRADGFGRTYRWTGIDLALSHMSLAEPDSAAKTFAVERLNVDESDPPFVWRDVRGAVRIEQDTLRARIAHFDLPGSTGSGTAHVVWGSGLPTRYDIRVVGDSVSLQDVAWVYPTLPRTGGGSMLLRIVNDPKNLRVLQYAVSKMDVRTTKSHLTGDVTFAVGGPVLGVKDVVMTAQPVNWDLLRVINGKPFPYDFQGNLTGTVRARGGPVNRFNIDDARLAYDDAHVPGAVSRFTGRGQVDILFPAFTVFRGFDLNVDRLDLRTPRALNKSFPPLGGWVEGRARLDSLWLDVRVSNADVTHHDGPAPPNHFTGGGRVTIGDKFLTYDLALQAAPLSLTTLARSYPTLPARGLLTGPMELKGTVDDLYVKTTLTGDAGTLAYEGMVDSFEPSYALRGRGTATGLDLRTLLGAASAPAGSAASRTPATSLTFGYDADVRGSSLADLAGSLTMDLSRSRIDSLRLRSGIARLGFGDGRLRVDSLALESAAFDLSARGALGLAPGARDSLRFTASADSLGGLRRYLVSGPTAAEDSLAGSLSVAGTAVGTIDTSAASLGLVVDARVRGRGLARRTFFASSLDGRVRVDDAMRHPFVDARFDADSVGLGKLRLGFAQATYVTDTSASAPRECTVARSIGAAGRSPLPNLGRRGGALPRELRSATTANAASPAEPAEPAVQCGRFAVRALSDSGPAVAVAGSTAIGDDTTRVVVDSARLGLTPGHAYRLTAPARVVMTTAGNTTALDTLTLRDEIGAQLSVAGLLQDTGAVYGLLAVERVPLGDLLQLGQLAGVRAAADVQGRLNGRLTLGGTRVAPVVDVRAYTDALRVASAPVDSLGLSARYAARRLDGDLTLFRAGAPLLTATAALPLDLALTPVANRQLPDTLHGALRADSLDLALLAALMPGVQNVAGNVRATADLRGTWEHPLLFGALRLRGGAANVLPGGLKLQDMVADVALSGDTLRIDSVSVRSTGTARLSGLVTFAPLRNPGLDLRFTAHNFLAIDRPRLATLWLSTPQTVTLTGPYLGATLRGAVRADRGRIYIPELIEKRVVDLNEYKDVVDTSALATRSLLPGAPSAFVENLAVEDVSVGVGDDVWLRSPEANIKLGGSLAVTRARAALLGGRTREQLALRGSLAVERGTYRLSLPPIAAPIFDVQPGTLRFFGTPDLNPTLDIRAIHTVRQVRHGTNRPDVRVQVAIGGTLNSPSLTLSSPDDPSIATTDLISYLVTGEPAAVVLGQQGGTSGAEQAVALGLRLVGSYASGALSAGGPFDVVQVETVSSSDPGSTSILSSGRSILERTRLGVGGQFGEKTFYTFSTGICGLGLGGSPTDFRLFRRNLGFKVEHRLTPMFSVQFGIEPGSQTQACNASISSTSILQTPPQGGFDFLRQWSF